The following DNA comes from Marinomonas maritima.
TTTTTTATCATTTTTATTGCCCCTTCAAAGCCGGTTTTCTTCTTCTGCGCCTTCTCTTTAAGTGCCGCTAAAAAGCGCTCTAAATAAAGTAAAGCGGTGTAAAACTTATTAACATGTTAAGTAAATTATGCCTCATAGAAGAAATTGTCAAGACACAAAAATAGAAGAAAACCAATTTATTGCATTCAATTTGTATTTAATTCTGTCCGTTTATTTTTCAACCAAAGATCATTTTTTGAGTTGACACAAGAAGATGATTAAGTAAATATAATTAACATGTTAAGCATATTAGGACGATTATCCCATGCTCCATTACAAAACAAGAAAAAATGATCAAGTGATCAACTTACAAGCAAAAGCCCCATTTGAAGTAGCGTTAGAAGGTGGCCTTCTTCCTGCCGTAAACGGTGCAGTCATTGGTGTTGCGTTAAATGACAAAATCCTCTACCAATCGTTAGAAACACAATTTAACGAAAAGCCTCACGTTAGCCCGCCAAAAACACCGGTATTGCATATAAAGACCGACAACACACACATTGGTTATGGCGACGCGATTCGCATTCCAAGTGACATGGGTGCTGTTTTTGCTGGACCATCATTAGGCATTGTAATGGGCAAAAAAGCGTGTCGAGTGACGGAAGAAACCGCCCTTGATTACGTGCAAGGTTACACCATCGTCAATGAGGTCAGCCTAGCGGAAACATCTTTCTATCGCCCTGCTGTAAAAGCCAAATGTCGTGATACGTTTTGCCCAATCGGGCCTTGGGTAATGGACGCAACGGATCTAGATTCACCACAAAATCTGGCCATTAAAACCTACATCAATGACACGCTTTGCCATGAAACCAACACCAATCAGATGGTTCATAGCATCGAGCAAGTAATCGCCTATATCAGTAGTTTTATCACCCTAGAGGTCGGCGACATGATCATCGCTGGTACACCACTGCGCACCGAAAACCTTGAAATAAACACAGGTGACGTAGTCATGGTCGAGATTGAAAAAGTCGGCCGTTTAG
Coding sequences within:
- a CDS encoding fumarylacetoacetate hydrolase family protein, translating into MLHYKTRKNDQVINLQAKAPFEVALEGGLLPAVNGAVIGVALNDKILYQSLETQFNEKPHVSPPKTPVLHIKTDNTHIGYGDAIRIPSDMGAVFAGPSLGIVMGKKACRVTEETALDYVQGYTIVNEVSLAETSFYRPAVKAKCRDTFCPIGPWVMDATDLDSPQNLAIKTYINDTLCHETNTNQMVHSIEQVIAYISSFITLEVGDMIIAGTPLRTENLEINTGDVVMVEIEKVGRLVNPVVAE